A stretch of Leisingera sp. S132 DNA encodes these proteins:
- the purD gene encoding phosphoribosylamine--glycine ligase, with protein MNILILGSGGREHALAWAVMQNPKCDRLIVAPGNAGIAQIADCAAFDIEDGGAVVNFAEENAIDFVIVGPEAPLAAGVADRLREAGLLVFGPSEDAARLEASKSFTKEICDAANAPTAGYGHFTDAAAAKAHVREHGVPTVVKADGLAAGKGVIIAMTEDEAMAAIDDMFGGVFGGAGAEVVIEEFMEGEEASLFVLVDGEDVLAIGSAQDHKRVGEGDTGLNTGGMGAYSPAPVLSAEIEARAMEEIVKPTMRVMAERGMPYQGVLYAGLMIKDGLPRLVEYNVRFGDPECQVLMMRLGAQALDLMHAAAEGRLSEAQVNWADDHAITVVMAAQGYPGSYEKFSEIKGLDALPEDSSNMVFHAGTKAQDGKVLAAGGRVLNVTARGETLQEARDRAYAMVDGVIWPQGFFRRDIGWRALK; from the coding sequence ATGAACATCCTTATCCTCGGCAGCGGCGGGCGTGAACATGCACTGGCCTGGGCAGTGATGCAGAACCCCAAATGCGATCGCCTGATCGTGGCGCCGGGCAATGCAGGCATCGCCCAGATCGCCGATTGCGCGGCCTTTGACATCGAGGACGGCGGCGCGGTGGTGAATTTCGCCGAGGAAAACGCCATCGACTTCGTGATCGTCGGCCCCGAGGCGCCGCTGGCGGCAGGCGTCGCCGACCGGCTGCGCGAGGCAGGCCTGCTGGTGTTCGGCCCCTCCGAGGACGCCGCCCGGCTGGAAGCCTCCAAAAGCTTCACCAAGGAAATCTGCGACGCGGCAAACGCCCCCACCGCAGGTTACGGCCATTTCACCGATGCAGCGGCCGCCAAGGCGCATGTGCGCGAGCACGGCGTGCCCACCGTGGTCAAGGCGGACGGTCTGGCGGCCGGCAAGGGCGTCATCATCGCCATGACTGAGGACGAGGCGATGGCCGCCATCGACGACATGTTCGGCGGCGTCTTCGGCGGCGCCGGCGCCGAGGTGGTGATTGAGGAATTCATGGAAGGCGAAGAGGCCTCCCTGTTTGTGCTGGTCGACGGCGAGGACGTGCTGGCGATCGGCTCCGCCCAGGACCACAAACGCGTCGGCGAAGGCGACACCGGCCTCAATACCGGCGGCATGGGCGCCTACTCCCCCGCACCGGTTCTGTCGGCAGAGATCGAGGCCCGCGCGATGGAAGAGATCGTGAAGCCCACCATGCGGGTGATGGCGGAACGCGGCATGCCCTATCAGGGCGTTCTTTACGCAGGGCTGATGATCAAGGACGGTTTGCCGCGGCTGGTGGAATACAACGTCCGCTTCGGCGACCCGGAATGCCAGGTGCTGATGATGCGCCTGGGCGCCCAGGCGCTGGACCTGATGCACGCCGCGGCTGAGGGCCGCCTGAGCGAGGCGCAAGTGAACTGGGCGGATGACCATGCGATCACCGTGGTGATGGCGGCCCAGGGCTATCCCGGGTCTTACGAGAAATTCTCCGAGATCAAGGGCCTGGACGCGCTGCCCGAGGACAGCAGCAACATGGTGTTCCACGCGGGCACCAAGGCGCAGGACGGCAAGGTGCTGGCCGCTGGCGGCAGGGTTCTGAACGTCACCGCCCGCGGTGAAACCCTGCAGGAGGCCCGCGACCGCGCCTATGCGATGGTGGACGGCGTCATCTGGCCGCAGGGCTTCTTCCGCCGCGACATCGGCTGGCGCGCGCTGAAGTAA
- a CDS encoding N-acetyltransferase gives MTAPRRLSPDDPCLQDVLDLIQRSFAFMEGRIDPPSSMHRLSLAALQDQCRNGEIWVIGTPPAACMFLTPRPDCLYLGKLAADAPHRGTGLARALVELAAARARALGLPVLRLQSRIELTENHAAFARMGFRKTGETAHPGFARPTSVTMERAVPDSRAQD, from the coding sequence ATGACCGCGCCCCGGCGGCTCTCTCCCGATGATCCCTGCTTGCAGGATGTGCTGGACCTGATCCAGCGCAGCTTTGCCTTTATGGAGGGGCGCATCGATCCCCCTTCCTCCATGCACCGCCTGTCATTGGCCGCCCTGCAGGATCAATGCCGCAACGGGGAGATCTGGGTCATTGGCACGCCGCCTGCGGCCTGCATGTTCCTGACGCCCCGCCCCGATTGCCTTTATCTTGGAAAGCTCGCGGCAGACGCCCCCCATCGCGGCACCGGGCTGGCCCGGGCGCTGGTGGAGCTGGCCGCAGCCCGCGCCCGGGCACTGGGGCTGCCGGTGCTGCGGCTGCAGTCGAGAATTGAACTGACGGAAAACCACGCAGCCTTTGCCAGGATGGGGTTCCGCAAGACGGGCGAGACCGCGCACCCCGGGTTCGCCAGACCGACCTCCGTCACCATGGAAAGAGCCGTGCCAGACAGCCGGGCCCAAGACTGA
- a CDS encoding DUF1217 domain-containing protein — protein sequence MSFTPYVFGTGIAGWTFLQRTQAQQQEVYEKSPILDRQVQDFKERITSIQSSEQLLDDYSLLQVTLGAFGLDEDIGNRAFIQKVLDSDLSDSKSFVNRLNDSRYLALAKTFGFNSPDGPQLPSAKGGSEFAGISTADDLLSNATLLKKALDNVGLKGMENNQFFLQKVLESDLSDPDSFANKLTDTRFADFAKQFEFNKPPEYDSSIQALVSEFNQHTDGLASADDLLEDEELLQAVIDTFDLERTSKDFLRRVLNSDTTDPDSFVNQLEDTRYLNVSRAFGFGYPDIGAMTDPDELLLNPELLADALDLFNVSDRGETFLRQVLESDLSDPNSFVNQPDNIAYYDFAEAFQGTWPDYVSKMQVFSDEITDKLDSLSTATELVFDLNLFEASLDIFGLSHRDSDFNVMIKTLDSDLSSEISYANLHHDNNMKAMAYAFSFNKGEVAQDYPDGFADELADLYTTRQFEIEIGNSDPNMRLALALERELQAVADEGGSENAHWYNIMGSPPLRTIFETALALPSGFGQLDLERQLVEMKDRAFSSFGTTHPADLLEPDMLDQFRRRFLLMTDLGGF from the coding sequence GTGAGTTTTACACCCTATGTGTTCGGCACCGGTATCGCCGGCTGGACCTTCCTGCAGCGGACTCAGGCCCAGCAGCAGGAAGTCTATGAAAAATCGCCGATTCTGGACCGTCAGGTGCAGGATTTCAAAGAACGCATCACCAGCATTCAGAGCTCGGAGCAGCTGCTGGATGACTACAGCCTCCTGCAGGTGACGCTGGGCGCCTTTGGCCTGGATGAGGACATCGGCAACCGTGCCTTCATCCAGAAGGTGCTGGATTCCGACCTGAGTGATTCCAAGTCCTTTGTGAACCGGCTGAACGACAGCCGCTATCTGGCGCTGGCCAAGACCTTTGGCTTTAACAGCCCGGACGGCCCGCAGCTGCCCAGTGCAAAGGGCGGCAGCGAATTTGCGGGCATTTCCACAGCCGATGACCTCCTGTCCAACGCGACCCTGCTGAAAAAGGCGCTGGATAACGTGGGCCTGAAGGGGATGGAGAACAACCAGTTCTTCCTGCAGAAGGTGCTGGAATCGGATCTGAGCGATCCGGATTCTTTCGCCAACAAGCTGACCGACACCCGGTTCGCCGATTTTGCCAAACAGTTCGAATTCAACAAACCGCCGGAATATGACAGCAGCATCCAGGCGCTGGTGTCGGAGTTCAATCAGCACACCGACGGGCTGGCCAGTGCCGATGACCTGCTGGAAGATGAAGAGCTGCTGCAGGCGGTCATCGACACCTTCGATCTGGAGCGCACCAGCAAGGATTTCCTGCGCCGGGTGCTGAACTCGGACACCACGGATCCGGATTCCTTCGTGAACCAGCTGGAGGACACACGCTATCTGAATGTCTCCCGCGCGTTCGGCTTCGGCTACCCGGACATCGGCGCGATGACCGACCCGGATGAGCTGCTGCTGAACCCGGAGCTGCTGGCGGATGCGCTGGACCTGTTCAACGTCAGCGACCGGGGCGAGACCTTCCTGCGGCAGGTGCTGGAGTCCGATCTCAGCGACCCGAATTCCTTTGTGAACCAGCCGGACAACATTGCCTATTACGATTTTGCCGAGGCGTTCCAGGGCACCTGGCCGGATTATGTCAGCAAGATGCAGGTGTTCTCTGATGAGATCACCGACAAGCTGGACAGCCTGTCCACCGCCACCGAGCTGGTATTCGACCTGAACCTGTTTGAGGCCTCGCTGGATATCTTCGGGCTGAGCCACCGCGACAGCGACTTCAACGTCATGATCAAGACGCTGGATTCGGATCTGTCTTCGGAAATTTCCTATGCCAATCTGCATCATGACAACAACATGAAAGCAATGGCTTACGCCTTCTCCTTCAACAAGGGAGAAGTCGCGCAGGACTATCCGGACGGCTTTGCCGATGAGCTGGCAGACTTATACACGACCCGCCAGTTCGAGATCGAGATCGGCAATTCCGATCCCAACATGCGGCTGGCGCTGGCGCTGGAGCGCGAGTTGCAGGCGGTTGCGGATGAGGGCGGCAGCGAGAACGCCCATTGGTACAATATCATGGGCTCGCCGCCGCTGCGCACCATCTTCGAGACCGCACTGGCGCTGCCGTCCGGTTTTGGCCAGCTCGACCTCGAGCGCCAGCTGGTGGAGATGAAGGACCGGGCCTTCTCGTCCTTTGGGACCACCCATCCGGCGGATCTTCTGGAGCCGGACATGCTTGACCAGTTCCGCAGGCGGTTCCTGCTGATGACGGATCTGGGCGGTTTCTGA
- a CDS encoding VCBS repeat-containing protein, with product MTAGTAARRLPLRVRPRFARRAWRALCLGLALAGPAELAAGDRIVSARFSEPTTRYGHAVLGDDVEYGALVLQVENTGPGGLSAKAVYEKSEILIRLPLDHVFEDIAPRLADVTGDGSPEVLVVETDVAQGAQLAIYGAHGEKLAGTPHIGTRNRWLAPIGAADLDGDGHVEIAYIDRPHLAKTLRIWRFRDGALHEVASKAGLTNHRIGEDFITSGIRNCGEGPELVMVSSGWRRIMAARLRDGEITARDIGPFDPGTRLADALACR from the coding sequence ATGACTGCGGGGACGGCGGCGCGGCGTCTTCCGCTGCGCGTCCGGCCCCGTTTTGCCCGCCGCGCCTGGCGGGCGTTGTGCTTGGGGCTGGCCCTGGCCGGCCCCGCTGAGCTGGCGGCTGGAGACAGGATTGTCTCGGCCCGTTTCAGCGAACCCACCACGCGCTATGGCCATGCAGTGCTGGGCGATGATGTGGAATACGGTGCGCTGGTGCTTCAGGTGGAAAACACCGGCCCCGGCGGGCTGTCCGCAAAGGCCGTATACGAGAAATCCGAGATTTTGATCCGCCTGCCGCTGGATCATGTGTTCGAGGACATTGCTCCGCGGCTGGCGGATGTGACCGGCGACGGCAGCCCCGAGGTACTGGTGGTGGAAACCGATGTGGCGCAGGGCGCCCAGCTGGCCATTTATGGCGCGCACGGTGAAAAACTTGCCGGAACCCCGCATATCGGCACCCGCAACCGCTGGCTGGCCCCCATCGGCGCCGCGGATCTGGATGGCGACGGGCATGTGGAGATCGCCTATATCGACCGGCCGCATCTGGCGAAAACCCTGCGCATCTGGCGGTTCCGGGACGGCGCGCTGCATGAAGTGGCCAGCAAGGCGGGCCTGACCAATCACCGCATCGGCGAGGACTTCATCACCTCCGGCATCCGTAACTGCGGTGAGGGGCCGGAACTGGTGATGGTGAGTAGCGGCTGGCGCCGGATCATGGCCGCGCGGCTGCGGGATGGTGAAATCACTGCCCGGGACATCGGTCCCTTTGATCCTGGCACCAGGCTGGCGGACGCATTGGCCTGCCGCTGA
- a CDS encoding 2Fe-2S iron-sulfur cluster-binding protein, protein MAKITYIEHNGTEHVVDVANGLTVMEGARDNNIPGIEADCGGACACSTCHVYIAPDWVEKLPAKDDMEEDMLDFAYEPDPARSRLTCQIKVSDALDGLVVHMPEKQI, encoded by the coding sequence ATGGCAAAGATCACTTATATCGAGCACAACGGCACCGAGCACGTGGTGGATGTGGCCAACGGGCTGACCGTGATGGAAGGCGCGCGCGACAACAACATTCCGGGCATCGAGGCCGATTGCGGCGGCGCCTGCGCCTGTTCCACCTGCCACGTCTACATTGCGCCGGACTGGGTCGAGAAGCTGCCCGCCAAGGATGACATGGAAGAGGACATGCTGGATTTCGCCTATGAGCCCGACCCGGCCCGCTCGCGCCTGACCTGCCAGATCAAGGTGAGCGACGCGCTGGACGGTCTGGTGGTGCATATGCCCGAGAAGCAGATCTGA
- a CDS encoding OB-fold nucleic acid binding domain-containing protein — translation MPAPAPPPVPARAAAGPDLQTGPQTGLRTGRQTSPPPWPHPPHCLPAARLQEPPENARITVAGLVILRQRPGTAKGVIFVTLEDETGVVNVIVWRKIYEAFRRAVISGRMLRITGRLQRAHSVTHVIAEDVEDISPMLDLLLADQGRQDDPAFAPPPELG, via the coding sequence ATGCCAGCCCCCGCGCCCCCTCCCGTGCCAGCCCGTGCAGCCGCCGGGCCCGATCTGCAAACCGGCCCGCAAACCGGCCTGCGAACCGGCCGGCAGACCAGCCCGCCGCCCTGGCCGCACCCGCCCCATTGCCTGCCCGCCGCCCGGCTGCAGGAGCCCCCGGAAAACGCCCGCATCACCGTCGCGGGCCTGGTGATCCTGCGCCAGCGCCCCGGCACCGCCAAGGGGGTGATCTTCGTCACGCTCGAGGATGAGACCGGCGTGGTCAATGTGATCGTCTGGCGCAAGATCTACGAAGCGTTCCGCCGCGCGGTGATTTCCGGGCGGATGCTGCGGATCACCGGGCGGCTGCAGCGGGCGCATTCCGTCACCCATGTGATCGCCGAAGACGTCGAGGACATCTCGCCGATGCTGGACCTCCTGCTGGCGGATCAGGGGCGCCAGGACGATCCGGCCTTTGCGCCGCCCCCCGAACTCGGCTAG
- a CDS encoding peptidoglycan-binding domain-containing protein, which translates to MMPSNLTLARRLAPALLLAALAALPACVQPQPGSPGSATARAGRYAPPGAAPGTCWSKHTSPAVIETVTSQVLAEPAQLDASGKVIRPAAFRTETSQQIVRPRQEQWIEIPCPEMMTPDFVRTVQRALAARGLYRGPVHGQMDAATRTAVQRYQAPLGLDSGTLTLASARRLGLIAVAG; encoded by the coding sequence ATGATGCCATCCAACCTGACACTCGCGCGGCGCCTGGCGCCTGCCCTGCTGCTGGCGGCACTGGCCGCGCTGCCCGCCTGCGTCCAGCCGCAGCCCGGCAGTCCCGGCAGCGCAACCGCCCGTGCAGGCCGCTATGCGCCGCCCGGTGCCGCTCCCGGCACCTGCTGGAGCAAGCACACCTCGCCGGCCGTCATCGAAACCGTCACCAGCCAGGTGCTGGCCGAGCCGGCGCAGCTGGACGCCAGCGGCAAGGTCATCCGCCCCGCCGCCTTCCGCACCGAGACCAGCCAGCAAATCGTGCGGCCGCGGCAGGAGCAGTGGATCGAAATCCCCTGCCCCGAAATGATGACACCGGACTTCGTCCGCACCGTGCAGCGGGCGCTGGCGGCGCGCGGCCTCTACCGCGGCCCGGTGCACGGCCAGATGGACGCCGCCACCCGCACGGCGGTGCAGCGCTACCAGGCGCCCCTGGGACTGGACAGCGGCACCCTGACGCTGGCCTCCGCTCGCAGGCTGGGGCTGATTGCCGTCGCGGGCTGA
- a CDS encoding Crp/Fnr family transcriptional regulator: MLTTRLPDTGFLSGASGPLRRMLESQATEVRLRQGEVLFEQGDAGDALYAIAEGALEFSVLSASGRKLSLDMMRPGAVFGEITLFDPGERTATAIAAEPSRVLRLRSGDVLAQIRQHPDLAADLLRLAGQRMRWMNTQLNEQVFLPMPVRLARKLLYLAPETSDGRVALSQAELAEFVGATREAVSKTLAAWKRSGLVGISRGGVQILDRSELAVLAEPDSI, encoded by the coding sequence ATGCTGACCACCCGCCTGCCGGACACCGGCTTTCTCTCCGGTGCCTCCGGCCCGCTGCGCCGGATGCTGGAAAGCCAGGCCACCGAAGTGCGCCTGCGCCAGGGCGAAGTGCTGTTCGAGCAGGGCGACGCGGGCGACGCGCTGTATGCGATTGCCGAAGGCGCGCTGGAGTTCTCGGTGCTCTCTGCCTCGGGCCGCAAACTGTCGCTCGACATGATGCGCCCCGGCGCGGTGTTCGGCGAGATCACCCTGTTTGATCCCGGCGAGCGCACCGCCACCGCCATCGCCGCCGAGCCCAGCCGGGTCCTGCGCCTGCGCAGCGGCGACGTGCTGGCGCAGATCCGCCAGCACCCCGATCTCGCCGCCGACCTCTTGCGGCTGGCAGGCCAGCGGATGCGCTGGATGAACACCCAGCTGAACGAGCAGGTGTTCCTGCCGATGCCGGTGCGGCTGGCGCGCAAGCTGTTGTATCTCGCCCCCGAAACCAGCGACGGCCGCGTGGCCCTGTCGCAGGCGGAACTGGCCGAATTTGTCGGCGCCACCCGCGAGGCGGTCTCCAAGACGCTCGCCGCCTGGAAGCGCAGCGGCCTGGTCGGCATCAGCCGCGGCGGCGTGCAGATCCTCGACCGCAGCGAACTCGCGGTTCTGGCCGAACCGGATTCCATCTGA
- a CDS encoding bifunctional 2-polyprenyl-6-hydroxyphenol methylase/3-demethylubiquinol 3-O-methyltransferase UbiG: protein MAYDYDKLYRETPDALGAPSPAFTAFFEQLDAQGLDVLDAGCGQGRDALFIARLGHRVTGIDLSPHGIRDMLAAAQRENLAVTGIAADLAAWAPDCGYDILLFDRTLHMLTAPQRRDLLTRCLPHVRPGGWVLISDEKRNLEDFRQLFARQPGTWRTGKDSRGLLFMQRA, encoded by the coding sequence ATGGCTTATGATTATGACAAACTCTACCGCGAAACCCCGGACGCGCTCGGTGCGCCGTCCCCCGCATTCACCGCCTTTTTCGAGCAACTGGACGCGCAAGGACTGGACGTTCTGGATGCAGGCTGCGGCCAGGGCCGGGACGCACTGTTCATCGCCCGCCTCGGCCACCGCGTCACCGGCATCGACCTCTCACCGCATGGCATCCGGGACATGCTGGCGGCAGCGCAGCGGGAGAACCTCGCGGTGACCGGCATCGCCGCCGACCTCGCCGCATGGGCGCCGGACTGCGGATACGACATTCTGCTGTTTGACCGCACCCTGCACATGCTGACCGCGCCGCAGCGGAGGGATCTTCTGACCCGGTGCCTGCCGCATGTGCGGCCCGGCGGCTGGGTGCTGATCTCGGATGAAAAGCGAAATCTGGAGGACTTCCGGCAGCTCTTTGCCAGGCAGCCCGGCACCTGGCGCACCGGAAAGGACAGCCGCGGTCTCCTCTTCATGCAGCGGGCTTGA
- a CDS encoding Do family serine endopeptidase produces MQPQAIAISGRAGSSGAMIRLAWLLVLSMAVLLMQAVSAMARPESLAPLADKVSPAVVNITTSTVVEGRTGPQGIVPEGSPFEDFFREFQDRNGNGNGNRPRRSSALGSGFVISEDGYIVTNNHVIDGADEIEIEFFPGEGQPKELLPAKVIGTDPNTDIALLKVEAPAALKYVKFGDSDTARVGDWVVAMGNPLGQGFSVSAGIVSARNRELSGSYDDYIQTDAAINRGNSGGPLFNMDGDVVGVNTAILSPNGGSIGIGFSMASNVVVKVVEQLKEFGETRRGWLGVKIQDVDSDLAEAMGLEKARGALVTDVPEGPAKAGGVLAGDVIVSFDGADVKDTRGLVRQVGNAEVGKTVRVVVYREGKTETLRITLGRREDAERGPASEDGSGEAPGSTEKELLGLSVGVLTEQMRTELNVAEDVEGLAVLSVDETSEAWEKGLRAGDVITEAGQQKVAAISDLEARVSEAKEAGRKSLLLLVRRGGEPRFVALNLSE; encoded by the coding sequence GTGCAGCCACAGGCAATTGCAATTTCCGGCCGGGCAGGCAGCAGCGGCGCGATGATCCGGCTGGCCTGGCTTCTGGTGCTGAGCATGGCAGTCCTGCTGATGCAGGCGGTATCGGCAATGGCCCGGCCCGAAAGCCTGGCACCGCTGGCCGACAAGGTCAGCCCGGCGGTCGTCAACATCACCACCAGCACTGTTGTGGAGGGCCGCACCGGCCCGCAGGGCATCGTGCCGGAGGGCTCGCCGTTTGAGGATTTCTTCCGTGAGTTCCAGGACCGCAACGGCAACGGCAATGGCAACCGGCCGCGCCGGTCCTCTGCGCTGGGCTCGGGGTTTGTGATCTCCGAGGACGGCTATATCGTCACCAACAACCACGTGATCGACGGTGCAGACGAGATCGAGATCGAGTTTTTCCCGGGTGAGGGCCAGCCCAAGGAACTGCTGCCCGCCAAGGTGATCGGCACCGACCCCAACACTGACATCGCGCTGTTGAAGGTCGAGGCGCCGGCGGCGCTGAAATACGTCAAGTTCGGCGACAGCGATACCGCCCGGGTGGGCGACTGGGTGGTGGCGATGGGCAACCCGCTGGGGCAGGGGTTCTCGGTTTCCGCGGGCATCGTGTCGGCCCGCAACCGGGAGCTTTCGGGCTCTTATGACGACTACATCCAGACCGATGCGGCGATCAACCGGGGCAATTCCGGCGGGCCGCTGTTCAACATGGACGGCGATGTGGTTGGCGTGAACACCGCCATCCTGTCGCCCAACGGCGGCTCCATCGGCATCGGCTTCTCGATGGCGTCGAATGTGGTGGTCAAGGTGGTGGAGCAGCTGAAGGAATTCGGCGAGACCCGCCGCGGCTGGCTGGGTGTGAAGATTCAGGATGTGGACAGCGATCTGGCAGAGGCAATGGGGCTGGAGAAGGCCCGCGGCGCGCTGGTGACTGACGTGCCGGAGGGGCCTGCCAAGGCGGGCGGCGTTCTGGCGGGCGATGTGATCGTCAGCTTTGACGGCGCCGACGTGAAGGACACCCGCGGCCTGGTGCGCCAGGTCGGCAATGCCGAGGTCGGCAAGACTGTGCGGGTGGTGGTCTACCGCGAGGGCAAGACCGAGACGCTGCGGATCACCCTGGGCCGCCGTGAGGATGCCGAGCGCGGACCTGCCAGCGAAGACGGCAGCGGCGAGGCGCCGGGCAGCACCGAGAAGGAACTGCTGGGTCTGTCGGTTGGCGTGCTGACTGAGCAGATGCGCACAGAGCTGAACGTGGCCGAGGATGTCGAGGGGCTGGCGGTTCTGTCGGTGGACGAGACCTCGGAAGCCTGGGAGAAGGGGCTGCGTGCGGGGGATGTGATCACCGAGGCGGGCCAGCAGAAGGTTGCCGCGATCAGCGATCTGGAGGCGCGTGTGAGCGAGGCCAAGGAGGCCGGCCGCAAGTCGCTGCTTCTGCTGGTGCGCCGCGGCGGCGAGCCGCGTTTTGTGGCGCTGAACCTGTCGGAGTAA
- a CDS encoding methyl-accepting chemotaxis protein: METSIKTALLSIVVLAAAVMFARIGIARYTDAVRSSTLSEMDRIESLAATLDDLEIEFLSARRAEKDFLLRRNEQSAERHAEVMAELTAALESARTQSAAIQGFSGHEAEFAALKTSIGAFGAGFLQLADSHRRLGLDEKSGLQGSLRSAVHDAETRLKDLNRPEMQVKMLMMRRHEKGFMLRGAGKYLGRLDARVAEFLEFPGSYYADQAQRTEIEALLKAYQSAFQSFAAESMAEKQLRKELSATFAEAEPVLMSLRGQSRTLLPDVHVQANLAEQSARKTSHAAGLGGLALFIVISLTLALGISRPLTRASSVLQGLMAGDYSKDLPASRISEVVSIASALEIFRNDLRQKDQLMGEMSEVIAACGTGDFSKRISTGGSDSGFAVLARGVNQTGEAAERGASGVMQALSALSRGDLTHRMPSGHQGVFKEISATIDTLNANLSEMVVQLTSSSSTLLSTSDEIAGAAEDASRRGEHSAASLEETAGSLQTLNEAVQSTAENARQANSYVSDVQQQALSAHELASESIRAVRRVADSSQAIARITDLIDGIAFQTNLLALNAGVEAARAGEAGRGFAVVASEVRNLAQRSAGAAGEISELIRNSGREVDTGVGLAEQTGEALAVIQKVVYQIVGKVREISDAASDQAGSLTEVNTAITALDRNAQQNAAMLEETAAASQLLRREAGSLVQAVGGFTVEPAAGWQAQDGSEPGLALEA, from the coding sequence ATGGAGACTTCTATCAAGACCGCACTCCTCTCCATCGTCGTCCTGGCCGCCGCCGTCATGTTCGCCCGGATCGGCATTGCCCGGTACACCGATGCTGTCCGAAGCAGCACATTATCAGAAATGGACAGGATCGAATCCCTCGCCGCGACGCTGGACGATCTGGAAATCGAATTCCTGTCAGCCCGGCGGGCGGAGAAAGACTTTCTGCTGCGGCGCAATGAACAAAGCGCCGAACGCCACGCCGAAGTGATGGCAGAGCTGACCGCAGCCCTGGAGTCTGCGCGTACCCAAAGTGCCGCAATTCAGGGCTTTTCCGGCCATGAAGCGGAGTTTGCCGCCCTCAAAACCTCAATCGGCGCCTTTGGTGCCGGGTTCCTGCAGCTTGCGGACAGCCACCGCCGGCTGGGACTGGATGAGAAATCCGGCCTGCAGGGAAGCCTCCGCAGCGCAGTCCACGACGCCGAAACCAGGCTCAAGGACCTCAACCGCCCGGAAATGCAGGTTAAGATGCTGATGATGCGCCGCCATGAAAAGGGCTTCATGCTGCGCGGCGCCGGCAAGTACCTTGGCCGCCTGGATGCCCGCGTGGCTGAATTCCTTGAATTTCCTGGCAGTTATTATGCCGATCAGGCGCAGCGCACCGAAATCGAGGCGCTGCTCAAAGCGTACCAGAGCGCCTTCCAGTCCTTCGCCGCTGAATCGATGGCCGAAAAACAGCTGCGCAAGGAGCTTTCCGCAACGTTCGCTGAGGCGGAGCCGGTCCTGATGTCCCTGCGCGGCCAGTCCCGCACACTGCTGCCGGACGTCCACGTTCAGGCAAACCTGGCGGAACAGTCTGCCCGGAAGACGTCGCATGCGGCCGGCCTTGGCGGCCTCGCCCTGTTCATCGTGATCAGTCTCACGCTCGCCCTTGGCATTTCCCGTCCCCTGACCCGGGCCAGCAGCGTTCTGCAAGGTCTGATGGCGGGCGACTACTCCAAGGACCTGCCTGCCTCCCGCATCAGCGAAGTCGTGTCCATCGCCAGCGCTCTGGAGATATTCCGCAATGATCTCAGGCAGAAGGACCAGCTGATGGGCGAGATGTCCGAAGTGATTGCAGCCTGCGGCACGGGCGACTTCTCCAAACGGATCAGCACCGGCGGCAGCGACAGCGGCTTTGCCGTCCTGGCCCGCGGCGTGAACCAGACCGGCGAGGCGGCAGAGCGCGGTGCCAGCGGCGTGATGCAAGCGCTGAGCGCCCTGTCACGAGGCGACCTGACCCACCGGATGCCAAGCGGCCACCAGGGCGTGTTCAAGGAGATTTCCGCGACGATCGACACGCTCAATGCCAATCTCAGCGAAATGGTCGTCCAGCTGACCAGCAGCAGCAGCACTCTGCTCAGCACCTCCGATGAGATCGCCGGCGCGGCAGAGGACGCCTCCCGCCGCGGCGAGCACTCCGCCGCGTCGCTGGAGGAAACCGCAGGCTCCCTGCAGACCCTGAACGAAGCGGTGCAAAGCACGGCGGAAAACGCAAGGCAGGCCAACAGCTATGTGAGCGATGTGCAGCAGCAGGCGCTGTCGGCCCATGAACTCGCCAGCGAGTCGATCCGCGCGGTCCGCAGGGTTGCGGACTCGTCGCAGGCCATTGCCAGGATCACCGACCTGATCGACGGCATCGCCTTTCAGACCAACCTCCTGGCCCTGAACGCCGGGGTCGAGGCCGCCCGCGCAGGCGAAGCCGGGCGCGGCTTTGCCGTGGTCGCATCGGAGGTCCGCAACCTCGCCCAGAGGTCCGCAGGCGCGGCCGGGGAAATCAGCGAACTGATCAGGAACAGCGGCCGCGAAGTCGACACCGGCGTCGGCCTTGCGGAACAGACCGGCGAGGCCCTGGCGGTTATCCAGAAGGTTGTCTATCAGATCGTCGGCAAGGTGCGGGAAATCTCCGATGCTGCGTCCGATCAGGCCGGCAGCCTGACGGAGGTGAACACGGCCATCACGGCCCTGGACCGGAACGCGCAGCAGAACGCAGCGATGCTGGAAGAGACCGCCGCCGCAAGCCAGCTGCTGCGCCGCGAGGCAGGCAGCCTGGTGCAGGCCGTCGGCGGCTTCACGGTTGAGCCCGCCGCCGGCTGGCAGGCGCAGGACGGCAGCGAACCCGGGCTGGCTCTGGAGGCCTGA